The Methylotenera sp. G11 genome includes a window with the following:
- a CDS encoding SPOR domain-containing protein, translated as MKRFFWLSALINIGLLAYFNIAYILPGKPEIKLTEIHPDKIKLLTQAEIDSLPKKAEPSRPIIEPQAVIEPQPVAMCFQWGIFSDASLLKAQKALSKIEIQATAKEENSDQPKRYWVYKAPLKTAAEAQRKAAEFKALGVDDLFVVQEEKWKNAISFGIFEDEQLADKLIRELREKGINNLEKTLRSNGKGHHSLALNNMTESDIAKLKKLKPDFPAAELKEVRCQ; from the coding sequence ATGAAACGTTTTTTCTGGTTATCGGCTCTCATCAACATAGGTTTGCTGGCCTATTTCAACATTGCTTATATATTGCCAGGCAAACCGGAAATCAAACTGACAGAAATCCACCCGGATAAAATCAAATTGCTGACACAGGCAGAGATCGATAGCCTGCCTAAAAAAGCAGAACCATCACGGCCCATCATTGAACCGCAAGCTGTCATCGAGCCACAGCCTGTAGCCATGTGTTTTCAATGGGGGATTTTCTCTGACGCCAGTCTTTTAAAAGCGCAAAAAGCGTTATCCAAAATAGAAATTCAGGCGACCGCAAAAGAAGAAAATTCAGACCAACCCAAACGATACTGGGTTTATAAAGCGCCACTAAAAACTGCAGCCGAAGCACAAAGAAAAGCCGCAGAATTCAAGGCGCTTGGCGTTGACGACCTGTTTGTGGTGCAGGAAGAAAAATGGAAAAACGCTATTTCATTCGGCATCTTTGAAGATGAACAACTGGCCGACAAGCTGATCCGGGAACTGCGGGAGAAAGGGATTAATAATCTTGAAAAAACCCTGCGCAGCAACGGTAAAGGGCACCACAGCCTTGCACTTAACAACATGACCGAGAGCGACATTGCCAAGCTTAAGAAATTAAAACCGGATTTTCCGGCGGCTGAACTGAAAGAAGTCCGCTGCCAATAA
- a CDS encoding type III pantothenate kinase — translation MLLTIDAGNTRTKWAVFNRNGEITHNGVCANDQLAGIDLSPRTLGYERVIISNVAGKVHASRLEKLLASHHQPVLCVTASPEACNVINGYAEPETLGTDRWAALIAAWHSKHTACVVVNAGTAVTVDALHGASGSKQQGEFLGGMILPGIRLMQASLGVGTAQLPLKNAIRESAENTPVNIFAKSTAQAMDAGALNAITGAVERMAAALEAQCWQTPFIILSGGDADVIQHHLTDRVTNPTVIIDNLVLNGLYLLDYFNQTEQPPQQ, via the coding sequence ATGCTTTTGACTATAGACGCCGGAAACACCAGAACCAAGTGGGCGGTATTTAACCGGAATGGTGAAATCACCCACAATGGCGTGTGTGCCAATGACCAGTTGGCAGGTATTGACCTTAGCCCCAGAACACTAGGTTACGAACGGGTCATTATTTCCAACGTAGCCGGCAAAGTCCATGCTTCCCGCCTTGAAAAATTGCTGGCAAGCCATCACCAGCCGGTGCTGTGTGTCACTGCCAGCCCCGAAGCCTGCAATGTCATCAATGGTTATGCCGAGCCTGAAACGCTGGGCACCGACCGCTGGGCCGCACTGATTGCAGCATGGCACAGTAAGCATACCGCCTGCGTAGTGGTTAACGCCGGAACAGCAGTCACTGTAGATGCACTGCATGGCGCATCAGGCAGCAAGCAGCAAGGCGAATTCCTTGGCGGCATGATACTTCCCGGAATCCGCCTGATGCAAGCGAGCCTTGGTGTTGGTACGGCACAGCTGCCGCTTAAAAACGCAATACGTGAATCCGCTGAGAACACTCCCGTCAATATTTTTGCAAAATCGACCGCACAAGCCATGGATGCCGGGGCATTGAATGCGATCACCGGCGCCGTTGAACGCATGGCCGCTGCATTGGAAGCACAATGCTGGCAAACACCTTTCATTATCCTGAGCGGCGGTGACGCCGACGTCATCCAGCACCACCTCACTGACCGCGTGACAAACCCGACCGTAATCATTGACAACCTGGTTCTGAACGGCCTGTATCTGCTGGATTATTTCAACCAGACTGAACAACCGCCTCAGCAATGA
- the birA gene encoding bifunctional biotin--[acetyl-CoA-carboxylase] ligase/biotin operon repressor BirA — MNALTFPILRLLADGKFHSGEAIARHFHVSRATVWNALQYAGQLGVEIFSVPGRGYKLPQPVTLLDAQTISGALDEYGTSLHVEVHDHLASTNSYLMQNIGTARHATCVAANLQTGGRGRRGRSWHAGLGASLTFSVLWRFQCGASALSGLSLAAGIALMRSLHGLGMTGTQLKWPNDVLIGRKKLAGILIELQGDMEGPSTAVIGMGINLNLPDKLKQQIDQPVTDLASLLNGELNPNHLLAALLKHLADVLTAFEQGGFAALRDEWTQHHAYHEKDVRMLMPDGREIHGVVKGITEDGSLLVATAAGMQRFISGEISLRGT, encoded by the coding sequence ATGAACGCCCTCACCTTTCCTATTTTAAGACTCCTGGCAGACGGAAAATTTCATTCCGGCGAAGCGATAGCCCGCCATTTCCATGTCAGCCGCGCAACGGTATGGAATGCCCTGCAATATGCGGGACAACTGGGCGTCGAAATCTTTTCGGTACCGGGACGCGGCTATAAACTGCCGCAGCCTGTCACTTTGCTTGATGCGCAAACCATATCAGGCGCACTTGATGAATATGGCACGTCACTGCACGTAGAGGTGCATGACCACTTAGCCTCTACCAACAGTTACCTTATGCAGAACATCGGCACAGCCAGGCACGCCACCTGCGTTGCGGCCAACCTGCAAACCGGCGGCCGCGGCAGGCGTGGCCGCAGCTGGCATGCGGGACTAGGCGCAAGCCTGACTTTTTCCGTGCTGTGGCGCTTTCAGTGCGGGGCATCGGCATTGTCGGGCCTGAGCCTGGCCGCAGGCATAGCGCTGATGCGCAGCCTGCATGGGCTTGGCATGACCGGCACGCAGCTTAAATGGCCCAATGATGTGCTGATCGGCCGTAAAAAACTGGCAGGCATCCTGATTGAACTGCAAGGAGACATGGAAGGCCCGAGTACCGCCGTAATCGGCATGGGCATCAACCTGAATCTGCCGGACAAGCTGAAGCAGCAGATCGACCAGCCGGTGACAGATCTGGCAAGCCTATTGAATGGCGAACTTAACCCTAACCACTTGCTGGCTGCATTGCTGAAACACCTGGCTGATGTATTGACTGCATTCGAGCAAGGCGGTTTTGCTGCATTACGTGACGAATGGACGCAACACCACGCCTACCATGAAAAGGATGTACGCATGCTGATGCCGGATGGCCGTGAAATACACGGTGTAGTAAAAGGCATTACCGAGGATGGCAGTTTGCTGGTCGCAACCGCAGCCGGCATGCAGCGTTTCATATCCGGTGAAATCAGCCTGCGCGGAACCTGA
- a CDS encoding glutamine--tRNA ligase/YqeY domain fusion protein, which yields MSSEKNPNSASAPASNFIRAIIEKDLGQNRYAAKKWAGNPGDAQHHEAGQVDFAKIRTRFPPEPNGYLHIGHAKSIFLNFGLARDFGGICHMRFDDTNPEKESQEYVDSISDGVKWLGFGWENQGPNGTESNLYFASDYFDFMYRAAESLIENGCAYVDEQSADEMRINRGTLTEPGRNSPFRNRTAAENLARFREMRDGKHADGSMVLRAKIDMASPNINMRDPAIYRVRRAHHHNTGDKWCIYPMYTFAHPVEDALERVTHSICTLEFEDQRPFYDWLLERLADAGLLAHPLPKQYEFARLNLTYVVLSKRKLIQLVEEKHVTGWDDPRLPTLAGARRRGYTAAGFRLFTDRIGVSKADSWIEYTILEDCMREVLNVDAERRIAVLDPIKLVIDNYPEGQSEDCFAPNHPLKAELGKRTVQLSKELWIEREDFMEAPSKGFFRLTPGGMVRLRYGYVVQCTGCEKDANGNVTVVHCEYLPDTKSGTPGSDSVKVKGNIHWVSAAHAYECEVRLYDRLFKEANPGSGDRDFLDDINQNSVQVITAQLEQSLRDARAEDSFQFERHGYFVADSKDSVAGKPVFNRTVTLRDAWQK from the coding sequence ATGTCATCCGAAAAAAATCCAAATAGCGCATCAGCGCCAGCTTCCAATTTTATTCGCGCCATTATTGAAAAAGATTTAGGCCAAAACAGATACGCCGCAAAAAAGTGGGCAGGCAATCCAGGTGATGCACAGCATCATGAGGCCGGCCAGGTTGATTTTGCCAAAATCCGCACACGCTTTCCGCCGGAGCCGAATGGGTACCTGCATATTGGTCATGCCAAATCCATTTTCCTGAATTTTGGCCTGGCGCGTGATTTTGGCGGCATATGCCATATGCGTTTTGATGACACCAATCCGGAAAAAGAAAGCCAGGAGTATGTAGACAGCATTTCAGACGGCGTGAAATGGCTGGGCTTCGGCTGGGAGAATCAAGGTCCGAATGGCACCGAGTCCAATCTTTATTTTGCCAGCGACTATTTTGATTTCATGTACCGCGCGGCTGAAAGCCTGATTGAAAATGGCTGTGCTTATGTAGATGAGCAAAGCGCAGATGAAATGCGCATCAACCGCGGTACACTTACCGAACCAGGCAGGAACTCGCCGTTCCGTAACCGCACTGCGGCTGAGAACCTGGCGCGTTTCCGTGAAATGCGCGACGGCAAGCATGCAGACGGCAGCATGGTGCTGCGCGCCAAGATCGATATGGCATCGCCAAATATCAACATGCGCGACCCCGCGATCTACCGTGTGCGCCGCGCGCATCATCATAACACCGGCGACAAATGGTGCATCTACCCGATGTACACGTTTGCGCATCCGGTAGAAGATGCGCTGGAGCGCGTCACACACTCAATCTGCACACTGGAATTCGAAGACCAGCGCCCATTCTACGACTGGCTGCTGGAGCGGCTGGCCGATGCCGGCCTGCTGGCACATCCGCTGCCCAAGCAATACGAATTCGCGCGTCTGAACCTGACTTATGTCGTGCTTTCGAAACGCAAGCTGATTCAGCTGGTGGAAGAGAAGCACGTGACAGGCTGGGATGATCCGCGCCTGCCGACGCTCGCCGGCGCGCGCCGCCGCGGCTATACAGCGGCCGGTTTCAGGCTGTTTACCGATCGCATCGGCGTCAGCAAAGCTGATTCATGGATCGAATACACGATACTTGAAGACTGCATGCGCGAAGTGCTTAATGTGGATGCAGAGCGCCGCATCGCCGTGCTCGACCCGATCAAGCTGGTGATTGATAACTATCCGGAAGGTCAAAGTGAAGACTGCTTCGCTCCAAATCACCCGTTGAAAGCGGAGTTGGGCAAACGCACCGTGCAATTGTCGAAAGAGCTGTGGATCGAGCGTGAAGACTTTATGGAAGCGCCGAGCAAAGGCTTCTTCAGGCTTACACCAGGCGGCATGGTGCGCCTGCGTTACGGCTACGTAGTGCAATGCACCGGCTGCGAAAAAGATGCAAACGGCAATGTGACCGTAGTGCACTGCGAATACTTGCCCGACACAAAATCCGGCACCCCGGGTTCTGACAGCGTGAAAGTAAAGGGCAACATCCACTGGGTATCGGCGGCACATGCTTACGAGTGCGAAGTGCGCCTGTATGACCGCTTGTTCAAAGAAGCGAACCCAGGCAGCGGTGACCGTGACTTTCTGGATGACATCAACCAGAACTCCGTGCAAGTGATCACGGCACAGCTGGAGCAAAGCCTGCGCGATGCCAGAGCGGAAGACAGCTTCCAGTTCGAGCGTCATGGCTACTTTGTGGCAGACAGTAAAGACAGTGTCGCCGGCAAGCCTGTATTCAACCGTACCGTGACCTTGCGGGACGCATGGCAGAAGTAG
- the corA gene encoding magnesium/cobalt transporter CorA produces MKKTRLHGRRKHHAKKSGLPPGSLIYVGPGDEDVTKLASPKLTLISYDAAGLCEKIIHVDELAALDLGSADKLWLNVHGIHDAALIKQIGLVFGLHPLVLEDILNTEQRPKLDEYNQYLFLETRHFYYEKDTLSVSSEQISMVLGHHFLLTFQERSTGAFAPVRERLRAEHSPMRALGVDYLAYSLLDSIVDKYFNVLEAMGDDSETLEDALLAKPNITQLHSIHQLKRASIELRRVVWPMREVVNHLTRNESGFFKAGTIPYLRDVYDHTVNFIESLESIRDSLGGLMDIYMTSVSNRVNLEVRALTVVAMLFMPATLIAGIFGMNFHDMPWVAEPNGFWWAMAVMGGIALFMLMIFWRRQLLSSKG; encoded by the coding sequence ATGAAAAAAACGCGCTTACATGGTCGCAGAAAGCATCATGCCAAGAAAAGCGGCCTGCCGCCGGGCTCCCTGATCTATGTGGGGCCGGGGGATGAGGATGTGACCAAGCTGGCATCGCCCAAGCTGACTTTGATCAGCTATGATGCTGCCGGCCTGTGCGAGAAGATTATTCATGTCGATGAGCTTGCTGCGCTGGATCTGGGGAGTGCAGACAAGCTGTGGCTGAATGTGCATGGTATCCATGACGCTGCTTTGATTAAACAGATTGGCCTGGTGTTCGGTCTGCATCCGCTGGTGCTTGAAGATATCCTGAATACGGAGCAACGCCCCAAACTGGATGAGTATAACCAGTATTTATTCCTGGAAACGCGGCATTTCTATTACGAAAAAGACACCTTGTCAGTCAGCTCCGAGCAGATCAGCATGGTGCTTGGGCATCATTTCCTGCTGACGTTCCAGGAGCGGTCAACCGGTGCATTCGCCCCGGTGCGGGAGCGCCTGCGTGCGGAGCATTCGCCGATGCGCGCGCTGGGTGTGGATTATCTTGCCTATTCGCTGCTGGATAGCATCGTTGATAAATATTTCAATGTGCTGGAAGCCATGGGGGATGACAGCGAAACGCTGGAAGATGCACTCCTTGCCAAGCCGAACATCACGCAACTGCACAGCATACACCAGCTGAAACGGGCAAGCATTGAATTGCGGCGTGTGGTGTGGCCGATGCGTGAAGTGGTCAATCACCTTACCCGTAATGAAAGCGGTTTTTTCAAGGCAGGCACGATCCCTTACCTGCGTGATGTTTATGACCATACGGTTAATTTTATCGAGTCCCTGGAATCTATCCGGGATAGCCTGGGCGGGCTGATGGATATTTACATGACCAGCGTCAGCAACCGTGTGAACCTGGAAGTGCGCGCATTAACCGTGGTTGCCATGCTGTTTATGCCGGCCACCCTGATTGCCGGTATTTTCGGCATGAATTTTCATGATATGCCGTGGGTTGCCGAACCCAATGGCTTCTGGTGGGCCATGGCGGTCATGGGCGGCATAGCCCTGTTCATGCTGATGATCTTCTGGCGCAGGCAGCTGCTGAGCAGCAAGGGTTAA
- the msrA gene encoding peptide-methionine (S)-S-oxide reductase MsrA — MSNEQIAVFAGGCFWCTEPVFSQLKGVSKVVSGYIGGHTANPSYKQICNGDTGHAEAIQITFDASIIDFETLLEIFFVSHDPTTLNRQGNDVGTQYRSAVFCQDDGQKAATVAMINRLNAEGIWPNPVVTQVNGAETFYPAEDYHQYYFANNPFQPYCMAVAAPKAAKIRAKYAQLVKDER, encoded by the coding sequence ATGAGTAACGAACAAATTGCAGTATTCGCAGGCGGCTGTTTCTGGTGCACCGAACCGGTTTTCAGCCAGCTGAAAGGTGTCAGCAAAGTGGTCTCCGGTTATATTGGCGGCCACACCGCCAACCCGAGCTACAAACAGATCTGTAACGGCGACACCGGTCATGCCGAAGCGATCCAGATTACATTTGATGCATCCATCATCGATTTCGAAACGCTGCTTGAAATATTCTTTGTGTCGCACGACCCCACCACGTTAAACCGCCAGGGCAATGATGTCGGTACGCAATACCGCTCTGCGGTGTTTTGCCAGGATGATGGGCAGAAGGCGGCGACCGTTGCCATGATCAACCGGCTGAATGCCGAGGGGATCTGGCCGAACCCGGTCGTGACGCAGGTAAACGGCGCAGAAACATTTTACCCGGCAGAGGATTACCACCAATATTACTTTGCCAACAACCCGTTCCAGCCATACTGCATGGCAGTAGCCGCCCCCAAGGCTGCGAAAATAAGGGCAAAATATGCACAATTGGTGAAGGATGAAAGGTAA
- a CDS encoding DNA polymerase Y family protein, which yields MKLNALYVDFNSYFASVEQQLVPELRGKPVGVLAVMAETTCCIAASYEAKAFGVRTGTIVSDARKMCPGIIFVEARPPVYVQYHHQLVEMVESCAHVEKVLSIDEMVCKLTGSQQLPENALKLAAKIKQAIAANAGDYIKCSIGIAPNTFLAKVASNMQKPDGCVLIEPHELPQRLYALKLRDLNGIGKQMEARLNRYKITTVEQLYAANRQQLQTAWGSVEGERMYDKLRGIEPHYVKNARSSLGHSHVLPPEQRNEAGVRAVLHRLLQKACMRMRSYDLLTSRISVKIKFRNMPSWLMESALSPTDNTLQLIHALEQFLQHYPETRHEPYAVGVSFSGLLTADEAARDLFQVTPLENVQKLNKAIDTLNLKFGKNTIYFGGAHEALKDAPMRIAFNHIPDLVVEGDEADDSS from the coding sequence ATGAAATTAAATGCACTTTACGTCGACTTTAACTCCTACTTTGCTTCCGTGGAGCAGCAATTGGTTCCGGAGTTGCGCGGGAAACCGGTTGGTGTGCTTGCCGTCATGGCAGAAACCACCTGCTGTATTGCCGCGAGTTACGAGGCCAAGGCATTCGGCGTCAGAACCGGAACGATCGTCAGCGATGCGCGCAAAATGTGCCCCGGCATCATTTTTGTAGAGGCGCGCCCGCCGGTTTATGTGCAATACCACCATCAGCTGGTTGAAATGGTCGAAAGCTGTGCGCATGTAGAAAAGGTGCTTTCAATCGACGAAATGGTATGCAAGCTGACCGGCAGCCAGCAATTGCCGGAAAATGCGCTGAAGCTGGCTGCAAAAATCAAACAGGCAATTGCCGCCAATGCGGGTGATTACATTAAATGTTCTATCGGTATCGCCCCCAATACTTTCCTGGCGAAAGTGGCTTCCAATATGCAGAAGCCGGATGGCTGCGTGCTGATTGAGCCACACGAGCTGCCGCAGCGTTTGTATGCGCTGAAATTACGCGACTTGAACGGCATAGGCAAGCAGATGGAAGCGCGCCTGAACCGTTATAAGATCACGACCGTTGAGCAGTTGTATGCAGCGAACCGCCAGCAACTGCAAACCGCGTGGGGTAGTGTCGAAGGTGAGCGCATGTATGACAAGCTGCGTGGAATTGAACCGCATTACGTCAAAAATGCACGCAGCAGCCTGGGACATTCCCATGTGCTGCCGCCTGAGCAGCGTAATGAAGCAGGTGTCAGGGCGGTGCTGCACCGCTTGCTGCAAAAGGCCTGCATGCGTATGCGCAGCTATGACTTATTAACCTCGCGCATCAGCGTGAAAATCAAGTTCCGGAATATGCCGAGCTGGCTCATGGAAAGTGCGCTTTCACCAACCGACAACACTTTGCAGCTGATCCATGCGCTTGAGCAGTTCTTGCAGCATTACCCCGAGACCCGGCATGAGCCTTATGCAGTAGGCGTGTCTTTTTCAGGTTTGTTAACTGCTGATGAGGCTGCACGTGACCTGTTTCAGGTGACCCCGCTGGAAAACGTGCAGAAACTTAACAAGGCGATTGATACCTTGAATCTGAAGTTCGGTAAAAATACCATCTACTTTGGCGGCGCACATGAAGCCCTGAAAGATGCGCCGATGCGCATTGCATTCAATCACATTCCGGATCTGGTCGTAGAGGGTGATGAGGCCGATGACAGCTCATGA
- a CDS encoding glycine zipper 2TM domain-containing protein, whose translation MRSFELNVVNVLRVSMLAPACVAAAFATPALADDQYMDTARVLSVTPQTERVNVPREECRTEYQQQSYSRDSDHSIAGAVIGGVAGGLLGSTVGRGSGRVAAAAVGAGVGAIAGDRIANNRNNVVTTRTVPVQSCYQVDNWQTVTSGYLVAYEYNGRTYNTVTAEHPGRYIDVNVAVAPNSRVVSQVGYLEPGYYEKPGKRKGHGRDRGWDDRDDREYRDAYRYY comes from the coding sequence ATGCGTAGTTTCGAGTTGAACGTTGTAAATGTCCTGCGAGTTTCCATGCTGGCGCCGGCTTGTGTGGCAGCTGCATTTGCAACGCCGGCACTGGCAGATGACCAGTATATGGACACAGCGCGGGTGCTTTCAGTGACGCCGCAGACAGAACGTGTGAATGTGCCGCGTGAGGAATGCCGCACAGAATATCAGCAGCAGAGTTACAGCCGTGACAGCGACCATTCCATTGCCGGTGCCGTCATCGGCGGTGTTGCAGGTGGCCTGTTAGGCAGTACTGTTGGCCGCGGCAGTGGCCGTGTGGCAGCGGCAGCCGTGGGTGCCGGCGTAGGCGCCATCGCAGGTGACCGTATCGCCAATAATAGAAATAATGTTGTGACGACACGTACGGTCCCGGTGCAATCCTGCTATCAGGTTGATAACTGGCAAACGGTGACTTCCGGTTATCTGGTGGCGTACGAATATAACGGCAGAACCTACAATACGGTTACCGCTGAGCATCCGGGTAGATATATTGATGTCAATGTTGCGGTTGCGCCCAATAGCCGGGTAGTGTCACAAGTGGGCTATCTTGAACCTGGGTATTACGAAAAGCCGGGCAAACGTAAAGGTCATGGCAGAGATCGTGGCTGGGATGACAGGGATGACCGGGAGTACCGTGATGCGTACCGTTATTATTAG
- the recJ gene encoding single-stranded-DNA-specific exonuclease RecJ, which produces MTVIKQRPVSQIAADSLQSAGLTPLMSRLFAARGVADIAQVSVNLSGLLPPHTLTNNRRMAGLLADAIQAGKKLLVVGDYDADGATATAVAVKGLRAFGADVGFLVPNRFEYGYGLTPEIVALAAARKPDLIITVDNGIASVDGVAAANALGMQVLITDHHLPGLETPQAACIINPNQHGCSFASKNLAGVGVMFYGLLALRAEFRERGVYAQQAEPNLTELLDLVALGTVADLVKLDENNRILVEQGLRRIRAGACCDGIAALLRIAGREPARATAQDLGFYVGPRLNAAGRLDDMTLGIQCLLAGSEAEAAQMAQQLHSLNLQRRSIEADMQDGANVALDEIEMESQYSISMFQPDWHQGVIGILASRIKEQYHRPVIAFADAQQTIDGHGLLKGSGRSIPGLHLRDALDLLSKHQPDLILKFGGHAMAAGLTIKSDDFELFKHGFEAVVRSLITEADLESVLEVDGGLAVQDMTFQTAQLLENQVWGQGFAPPLFFGEFEVLAQRVLAEKHLKLTLKPLSGQTVQHHSGMQVDAIYFNRTDVPGHRIQAAYQLQTNSYNGAQKVQLNLRYVSG; this is translated from the coding sequence ATGACAGTGATCAAACAGCGCCCCGTTTCGCAAATTGCCGCCGATTCTTTACAAAGTGCTGGCCTCACGCCGCTGATGTCACGCCTTTTTGCTGCGCGCGGCGTGGCGGATATCGCGCAGGTTTCCGTTAATTTAAGTGGTTTGCTGCCTCCGCATACGCTCACGAATAACCGCAGGATGGCTGGATTGCTGGCGGATGCGATCCAGGCCGGTAAAAAGCTGCTGGTGGTCGGCGATTACGATGCCGATGGCGCTACAGCAACCGCAGTTGCCGTTAAAGGCTTGCGTGCATTCGGTGCGGATGTGGGCTTTCTGGTTCCGAACCGTTTTGAATACGGGTACGGCTTGACGCCGGAAATCGTAGCGCTTGCGGCCGCACGGAAACCGGATCTGATCATTACCGTAGACAACGGCATTGCCAGTGTTGATGGCGTGGCTGCTGCCAATGCGCTTGGCATGCAGGTGCTGATTACCGATCACCACCTGCCGGGGCTGGAAACGCCGCAGGCGGCCTGCATCATCAACCCGAATCAGCATGGATGCAGCTTTGCCAGCAAGAACCTGGCGGGTGTGGGCGTCATGTTTTATGGTTTGCTGGCCTTGCGTGCAGAATTTCGCGAGCGCGGTGTTTATGCGCAGCAAGCGGAGCCTAACCTGACGGAACTGCTTGACCTGGTGGCTTTGGGTACAGTGGCGGATCTGGTGAAGCTGGATGAGAATAACCGCATATTGGTAGAGCAGGGCCTGCGCAGGATCCGCGCCGGTGCGTGCTGTGACGGTATTGCGGCCTTGTTGCGGATCGCCGGTCGCGAGCCTGCAAGAGCCACGGCGCAGGATCTGGGCTTTTATGTGGGCCCCCGCCTGAATGCCGCAGGGCGCCTGGATGATATGACGCTGGGGATTCAGTGTCTGCTTGCCGGCTCGGAGGCGGAGGCCGCGCAAATGGCGCAGCAGCTTCACAGCTTGAACCTGCAGCGGCGCAGCATCGAAGCCGATATGCAGGATGGTGCCAATGTTGCGCTGGATGAAATCGAGATGGAAAGCCAGTATTCCATCAGCATGTTCCAGCCGGATTGGCATCAGGGCGTCATCGGAATTTTAGCTTCACGCATCAAGGAGCAGTATCATCGGCCGGTCATTGCCTTTGCAGATGCCCAACAAACGATTGATGGGCATGGCCTGCTCAAAGGTTCCGGGCGCTCGATCCCCGGTTTGCATCTGCGTGATGCGCTTGATCTGTTAAGCAAGCATCAGCCGGACCTGATCCTGAAATTCGGCGGCCATGCCATGGCTGCCGGCTTAACGATAAAAAGCGATGATTTTGAACTGTTCAAGCATGGTTTTGAGGCGGTAGTCAGAAGCCTGATTACAGAAGCGGATCTGGAATCTGTGCTGGAAGTGGATGGTGGCCTGGCTGTGCAGGATATGACATTCCAGACTGCGCAGCTGTTGGAGAACCAGGTATGGGGGCAGGGTTTTGCACCGCCTTTGTTTTTTGGTGAGTTTGAAGTGCTTGCGCAGCGGGTACTTGCCGAAAAGCACTTGAAGCTGACGTTAAAGCCGTTATCCGGTCAGACGGTTCAGCATCATTCTGGCATGCAGGTGGATGCCATTTATTTTAACCGGACTGATGTGCCCGGTCATCGTATCCAGGCGGCTTATCAGCTGCAAACCAACAGTTATAATGGTGCGCAGAAGGTGCAGCTGAACCTGCGCTACGTCAGCGGGTAA
- a CDS encoding NAD(P)H-hydrate dehydratase, whose amino-acid sequence MDNRQADQHLLVESMFYHTLPPRQRDAHKGSCGSVAVIGGDESMVGAVLLAARAALYSGAGRVYAAMLSKHAPSVDMLQPEIMMRSPAALAHLKQLDCVAIGPGLGQSVAAIELLILWLTEPAGQDTPMVLDADALNLVAEHVHLAKLLKGRRAQTVITPHVAEAARLLGTEVEFVLNNRIDTALRLAEAFKVTCVLKGADSICAHHDGTLFVNSTGNPALASGGTGDVLTGLVASLIAQGVAPLAAAKLGVFAHGLAADNLVAKGVGPRGVTASEVLHEVRDVLNRLSRHG is encoded by the coding sequence ATGGATAATCGCCAGGCTGATCAGCACTTGTTGGTGGAAAGCATGTTTTATCATACGCTGCCGCCGCGTCAACGCGATGCGCACAAAGGCAGCTGTGGCAGTGTTGCGGTTATCGGCGGCGATGAAAGCATGGTCGGCGCTGTGCTGCTGGCCGCGCGTGCCGCACTGTACAGCGGGGCGGGCCGGGTGTATGCCGCAATGCTCAGTAAACATGCACCGTCCGTAGATATGCTCCAGCCGGAAATCATGATGCGCAGCCCTGCGGCGCTGGCGCACCTCAAGCAGCTTGACTGTGTTGCAATCGGGCCAGGCCTTGGGCAGTCCGTTGCGGCGATTGAGTTGCTTATCTTGTGGCTGACCGAACCGGCCGGGCAAGATACACCCATGGTACTGGATGCCGATGCACTGAATCTGGTGGCTGAGCATGTGCACCTGGCCAAGCTGCTTAAGGGCAGGCGGGCGCAGACCGTGATTACGCCGCATGTGGCTGAGGCGGCGCGGCTGTTGGGAACCGAGGTTGAGTTCGTGCTGAATAACCGCATTGATACGGCTTTAAGGCTGGCCGAAGCTTTCAAGGTGACTTGTGTGCTTAAGGGTGCGGACAGCATCTGCGCACATCATGACGGCACTCTTTTTGTAAATAGCACCGGCAATCCGGCACTTGCCAGCGGCGGTACCGGCGATGTGCTGACCGGGCTTGTTGCCAGCCTGATTGCACAGGGCGTTGCACCGCTGGCTGCCGCAAAGCTGGGGGTTTTTGCACATGGGCTGGCGGCGGACAACCTGGTGGCAAAAGGTGTTGGCCCCAGAGGCGTGACTGCTTCGGAGGTGCTGCATGAAGTGCGCGATGTGCTCAATCGGCTAAGCCGGCATGGGTGA